The Benincasa hispida cultivar B227 chromosome 9, ASM972705v1, whole genome shotgun sequence genome has a segment encoding these proteins:
- the LOC120085284 gene encoding mitochondrial outer membrane protein porin 2-like has translation MTGKGPGLFSDIGKQARDLLLKDYSNDQKFTVASFSDIGVGLNSTVVKRGGLYTGDMAAQYRQKNAVLDFKFDTESTVSSVLAVTDILPSTNVIASLRLPDYNSGKLEIQYFHEHATFATAFALNKSPSVDISATIGTPHIAFGAEASYLTNSGYFAKYNAGVSVTKADSNASAILADKGDSLRVAYLHLFEQLNGGAVVGEISRKFSTNENTLTVGCSYVVDSQTVVKAKLNNHGNLGALLQHQLTPKSFLTISGAFDTNALANYPKFGLALLLKP, from the exons ATGACCGGTAAAGGTCCCGGACTCTTCTCCGACATTGGCAAGCAAGCTAGAG ACTTGCTTTTGAAGGACTATAGCAATGACCAGAAGTTTACCGTCGCTTCCTTTTCCGACATTGGAGTG GGTCTTAACTCAACTGTGGTCAAGAGGGGAGGTCTTTACACAGGGGATATGGCAGCACAATACAGGCAAAAGAATGCTGTTCTTGATTTCAAGTTTGACACAGAATCAACT GTCTCCTCAGTCCTCGCAGTTACAGATATTCTGCCATCCACAAATGTCATTGCTTCATTGAGACTCCCAGATTACAACTCTGGCAAG TTGGAGATTCAATATTTCCATGAGCATGCTACATTTGCTACAGCCTTTGCTTTGAACAAGTCTCCTTCAGTTGATATTTCAGCAACCATTGGGACACCCCACATTGCTTTTGGAGCGGAAGCTAGTTATTTAACAAATTCTGGTtattttgcaaaatataatgcTGGGGTGAGTGTGACAAAGGCAGATTCCAATGCATCAGCAATATT GGCCGATAAAGGAGATTCACTAAGAGTGGCATACTTGCACCTTTTCGAACAGTTGAATGGGGGAGCTGTTGTGGGAGAAATCAGCAGAAAGTTCTCTACCAATGAGAATACATTGACAGTAGGATGTTCATATGTGGTTGACTCTCAAACAGTAGTGAAAGCAAAACTTAACAACCATGGCAATCTCGGGGCTCTTTTGCAGCATCAGCTGACACCAAAGTCTTTCCTAACTATATCTGGTGCCTTTGACACCAATGCTTTGGCAAATTATCCCAAGTTTGGGTTGGCGCTACTTTTGAAGCCTTGA